From a region of the Paenibacillus sp. FSL R10-2734 genome:
- a CDS encoding DHA2 family efflux MFS transporter permease subunit has translation MEGKQESKIHFWPIMIAIFFGNFVSVLSTTTINIAVPLLMDHFNSDLNTMQWMVTGFMLATGVTAPLAGYLGGRFSYKKLYLFALMGFTMFSLLCAIAWNPTSLIVFRMLQGSCSGLIMACTMTIIFQVIPAERRPFAVSLWSLSAMVAPAIGPTFSGWLLQYASWYWLFLINIPIGVIAVILTLMLIPYYRMNVPKSFDIPGFLTVVLGSLSLLTAFSQGNSWGWSSWRTLSLILVGIVLLVYFVLHELKAEVPLLNLRVFRNRRFTAMLSIYSLVTIAMYAGTYLTPLFLQTVEGATTLKTGLILLPSSILLALLSPIVGKMYPRFGPVKLISAGILFIFIGLFMLSRLHTNVSYSFIMWAMVVRNLGIGLANVPSSTASMEEIPVEWSGHATSINNWVRNVLSSLGIAVFTSILSTRSLLHSKELISSGAGNADSIRLLSFTMGVNDVFIVGSIIVLFGLPLMFLLRKKRSVVSVQSVG, from the coding sequence ATGGAAGGAAAACAAGAAAGTAAAATTCATTTTTGGCCTATAATGATTGCGATATTTTTTGGAAACTTTGTCTCTGTCTTAAGTACAACGACCATCAACATTGCTGTTCCTCTTTTAATGGATCATTTCAATTCTGATTTGAACACCATGCAATGGATGGTCACGGGTTTTATGTTGGCTACGGGTGTAACTGCACCCCTTGCTGGATATCTAGGGGGGAGGTTCAGCTATAAGAAACTCTATCTATTCGCCTTGATGGGGTTCACCATGTTTTCCTTACTTTGTGCCATAGCCTGGAATCCAACCTCGCTTATTGTATTTCGAATGCTTCAAGGCTCGTGCAGCGGGCTAATTATGGCTTGTACGATGACCATCATATTTCAAGTAATCCCCGCAGAACGGAGACCATTCGCCGTAAGCCTGTGGTCGCTGTCCGCGATGGTTGCCCCAGCTATAGGTCCAACGTTTAGTGGTTGGTTGCTTCAATATGCTAGCTGGTATTGGTTATTCTTAATTAATATTCCTATTGGGGTCATTGCTGTTATTCTAACCCTAATGTTAATTCCATACTATCGAATGAATGTTCCAAAGTCATTTGACATTCCTGGATTTCTTACCGTTGTACTGGGTAGCTTATCTTTGTTAACCGCATTTAGCCAAGGCAACAGCTGGGGGTGGAGCTCTTGGAGAACCTTATCATTAATACTTGTGGGGATCGTTCTTCTAGTTTACTTTGTCTTGCACGAGCTGAAAGCGGAGGTACCTCTACTGAATCTACGTGTCTTCCGAAATCGTCGATTTACTGCCATGCTTAGTATCTATAGCTTGGTGACGATAGCGATGTATGCTGGAACCTATTTAACTCCATTGTTCTTACAAACGGTAGAAGGAGCAACTACGCTTAAAACGGGGCTAATCTTATTGCCATCTTCGATCCTCCTGGCTTTGTTAAGTCCAATCGTGGGTAAGATGTATCCGAGGTTTGGGCCTGTGAAGTTAATTTCCGCTGGTATTTTATTTATTTTCATTGGCTTATTCATGCTGAGTCGGCTCCATACGAACGTTTCTTACAGTTTCATTATGTGGGCGATGGTCGTTCGGAATCTAGGAATTGGATTGGCTAACGTCCCGAGCAGCACGGCGTCCATGGAGGAAATTCCAGTCGAATGGTCAGGTCATGCCACTTCGATCAACAACTGGGTTCGGAATGTGTTAAGCTCACTTGGTATTGCAGTATTCACCTCTATTTTGTCAACAAGATCCTTGCTTCACTCTAAAGAGCTGATTAGCTCAGGTGCAGGTAATGCAGATTCGATACGGTTGCTATCGTTTACGATGGGTGTGAATGATGTATTCATTGTTGGTTCAATCATCGTGCTGTTTGGATTACCACTTATGTTTTTATTGCGTAAAAAGCGTAGTGTAGTATCCGTACAAAGTGTAGGATAG
- a CDS encoding 2,3-butanediol dehydrogenase translates to MQALRWHNVKDLRLETIEEPAALEGKVKIKIEWCGICGSDLHEYVAGPIFIPQGTDHPLTGEKAPVVMGHEFSGQIVEVGQGVSKFNVGDRVVVEPVFACGECVACRQGKYNLCEKMGFLGLAGGGGGFSEYVAADQHMVHKIPDSLSYEQGALVEPSAVALHAVRSSQLKVGDKAVVFGAGPIGLLVIEALKASGAAEIYVVELSEERKSKAEELGGIVIDPKQYDVVEEIQKRTEGGVDVAFEVTGVPPVLTQAINSTKLSGQIMIVSIFEKDATITPNNIVLKERNLTGIIGYRDVFPAVISLMEQGYFPADKLVTKRIKLNEVIEHGFEALLKEKNQVKILVSPKQ, encoded by the coding sequence ATGCAAGCATTAAGATGGCATAACGTCAAAGATCTACGGTTAGAAACGATTGAAGAACCAGCAGCACTTGAAGGAAAAGTGAAAATCAAAATAGAATGGTGCGGGATTTGTGGTAGCGATCTTCACGAATATGTAGCCGGTCCTATTTTTATTCCCCAAGGTACAGATCATCCCCTTACTGGTGAAAAAGCGCCAGTCGTAATGGGACATGAATTCTCTGGACAAATCGTTGAAGTAGGTCAAGGCGTTAGCAAGTTTAATGTTGGTGATCGAGTTGTCGTTGAACCAGTTTTTGCTTGTGGTGAATGTGTAGCTTGTCGACAAGGCAAATACAATCTTTGTGAAAAAATGGGTTTCCTAGGTTTGGCTGGAGGCGGCGGTGGATTCTCAGAATACGTTGCAGCAGACCAACATATGGTCCACAAAATTCCTGACAGCTTATCCTACGAGCAAGGCGCTCTAGTAGAACCTTCTGCAGTTGCTCTGCATGCTGTTCGTTCCAGTCAATTGAAGGTTGGTGATAAAGCTGTAGTATTCGGCGCTGGTCCAATCGGCTTGCTTGTAATTGAAGCATTGAAAGCATCCGGCGCTGCTGAAATATATGTAGTAGAACTTTCCGAAGAACGTAAGAGCAAAGCTGAAGAACTTGGTGGTATTGTAATTGACCCTAAGCAATATGATGTGGTCGAAGAAATTCAAAAACGCACCGAAGGTGGCGTGGATGTTGCTTTTGAAGTCACAGGTGTCCCTCCCGTTCTAACACAAGCAATTAATTCCACTAAATTGAGTGGTCAAATTATGATCGTTAGTATTTTTGAAAAAGATGCTACGATTACTCCAAACAACATTGTACTTAAAGAACGTAATTTAACTGGTATCATCGGATACCGTGATGTATTCCCAGCAGTAATTAGTCTCATGGAACAAGGTTACTTCCCTGCGGACAAACTGGTGACTAAACGAATCAAATTGAACGAAGTGATTGAACACGGGTTCGAGGCGCTTTTGAAGGAAAAAAATCAAGTGAAAATTCTTGTAAGTCCTAAACAATAA
- a CDS encoding LacI family DNA-binding transcriptional regulator, with amino-acid sequence MANKNKVTIEDVAKRAGVGIATVSRAINNSEGISSKTKALVLQVIEEMGFTPNTSAQSLKIRQTKQIALAVPDIRNAIIPDIAWSVEQAAKQDGYRVIQINTSGNPRTELETIREIKKLHVDGLIIMPLAYPKTMVELINKSSVPVSIINYGKRITENVKADIVSLSRFEGQLIMEHLSNIGRTRIAYAGAQKDLIEDRYLAYQQALNQVDISLVYFGEDFSLQTGVQAADYFYSLTHMPDAIYAVNDMVAIGIVNRFKELGVRIPEDVAVVGVDNNAWTTITSPQISSVSIMGNEVARLATQLLLQRIQDNIMGDYQRVQLDPRLIVRESSVSVKRSPN; translated from the coding sequence TTGGCTAATAAAAACAAAGTAACCATAGAGGATGTAGCGAAACGAGCGGGAGTAGGTATTGCCACTGTTTCAAGAGCGATTAATAATTCGGAGGGAATTAGTTCCAAGACTAAGGCATTAGTACTGCAAGTGATTGAGGAGATGGGTTTTACACCCAATACCTCTGCACAAAGTCTGAAGATTCGCCAAACGAAGCAAATTGCTCTGGCCGTTCCCGACATTCGAAATGCCATTATTCCAGATATCGCCTGGTCCGTGGAGCAAGCAGCTAAACAGGACGGATATCGAGTCATTCAGATTAATACTTCCGGAAATCCGCGGACAGAGCTCGAAACGATTCGTGAGATCAAGAAATTACATGTTGATGGACTCATTATCATGCCTCTTGCTTATCCAAAGACCATGGTAGAGCTAATCAATAAGTCCAGTGTTCCTGTCTCCATCATTAACTACGGGAAACGCATTACAGAGAATGTGAAAGCAGATATTGTAAGCCTGTCACGTTTTGAGGGCCAGCTAATTATGGAACATCTAAGCAATATTGGTCGAACTAGAATTGCTTACGCAGGAGCTCAGAAGGATCTCATTGAGGATCGATATCTTGCCTATCAGCAGGCGTTAAATCAAGTGGATATTTCTTTGGTTTATTTTGGAGAGGATTTCTCCTTGCAAACTGGGGTACAAGCTGCAGATTACTTCTATAGCCTGACCCATATGCCAGATGCAATATATGCTGTAAATGATATGGTCGCTATAGGGATCGTAAATCGATTTAAAGAGTTAGGCGTTCGTATTCCTGAGGATGTGGCAGTGGTAGGGGTGGATAATAACGCATGGACAACCATAACAAGTCCACAGATTAGTTCGGTCTCGATCATGGGAAATGAAGTAGCCCGATTAGCTACTCAGCTTCTTTTGCAACGTATTCAGGATAATATTATGGGCGACTACCAAAGGGTGCAGCTTGATCCGCGTTTAATTGTGCGAGAGTCTAGTGTTTCAGTTAAACGTAGTCCGAACTAA
- a CDS encoding HAD family hydrolase: MGRGLQSILFDLDGTLTDPKEGITKSVEYALNKFDIQIEHLDMLLPYIGPPLYDSFIELHHFSEEQAHQAVIFYRERYSTVGMLENMVIDGIPQLLEGLKNNGYSLYVATSKPTIFAEQILEHYKLDHYFEYIGGSNLDGTRSKKKEVIQHVIDQNAILPEEAVMIGDREHDIIGAIGCGVESIGVTFGYGPKEELERAGADHIAYRVEEIADIIQHISLREQCAK, translated from the coding sequence GTGGGAAGAGGATTACAAAGTATTTTATTTGATTTGGATGGTACATTAACGGACCCTAAAGAGGGCATTACAAAAAGCGTAGAATACGCTTTGAACAAATTTGATATTCAGATCGAGCATTTGGATATGCTTCTTCCTTACATAGGCCCACCTCTATATGATTCATTTATTGAGCTTCATCATTTCTCAGAGGAGCAAGCACATCAAGCGGTTATCTTCTACCGTGAGCGTTACAGCACCGTTGGCATGCTTGAGAACATGGTGATTGATGGAATACCGCAATTGCTGGAAGGGCTTAAGAATAACGGATATTCTTTGTATGTAGCCACCTCCAAACCTACTATTTTTGCAGAACAAATTCTTGAGCATTACAAACTAGATCATTATTTTGAGTATATCGGTGGTAGTAACCTTGATGGTACTCGTTCTAAAAAGAAAGAGGTGATTCAGCACGTAATTGATCAGAATGCTATTCTTCCAGAGGAAGCGGTGATGATTGGGGATCGTGAGCATGATATCATCGGAGCCATAGGTTGTGGAGTGGAATCAATCGGAGTAACGTTTGGTTACGGACCTAAGGAAGAATTGGAGAGAGCTGGGGCAGATCATATCGCCTATCGGGTAGAAGAAATTGCGGATATCATCCAGCATATATCATTAAGAGAGCAGTGTGCGAAATGA
- the cysK gene encoding cysteine synthase A → MANIYKSLTDLIGNTPLLEISKYSATQNVEARILAKLESFNPGGSVKDRIGYAMIKDAEDKGLIHKDSVIIEPTSGNTGIGLAMAATTLGYPLIIVLPDTFSIERRKVMAALGAKLVLTPGAEGMSGALKKAEELAAEIPHAFIPQQFSNPANPEIHRTTTAEEIWRDTDGHVDIFIAGVGSGGTISGVGKGLKEKNPSVHIVAIEPFDSPVLSGGLPKGHGIQGIGANFIPENYDKEVVDEIFQVKNEDAYRVARALAKTEGLLVGISSGAAVYTATQIAKRPENKDKTIVVILPDTGERYLTTSLFDL, encoded by the coding sequence ATGGCTAATATTTATAAGAGCTTAACCGATCTGATCGGAAATACACCGTTATTAGAGATTTCAAAGTATAGCGCAACTCAAAACGTTGAGGCTAGAATACTTGCCAAGCTAGAGTCTTTTAATCCTGGAGGTAGCGTCAAGGATCGTATAGGTTATGCGATGATCAAAGATGCTGAGGATAAAGGCTTAATTCACAAGGATTCTGTAATTATTGAGCCAACAAGTGGCAATACCGGAATTGGCCTTGCAATGGCTGCAACTACTCTTGGGTACCCGTTGATCATCGTACTTCCGGATACGTTCAGTATTGAACGCCGTAAGGTGATGGCTGCACTTGGTGCTAAGCTTGTATTAACACCTGGAGCTGAAGGGATGAGCGGTGCTCTGAAAAAGGCGGAGGAATTGGCAGCGGAGATTCCACATGCATTCATTCCACAACAATTCAGCAACCCAGCTAACCCTGAAATTCACAGAACGACAACTGCAGAGGAAATTTGGCGAGACACCGATGGACATGTAGACATTTTTATAGCTGGTGTTGGTTCTGGTGGCACGATATCAGGAGTAGGTAAAGGGTTGAAAGAAAAGAATCCATCGGTACATATTGTCGCGATCGAGCCCTTTGACTCGCCTGTATTATCAGGTGGGCTTCCTAAGGGACATGGCATTCAGGGGATCGGAGCTAACTTCATTCCTGAGAATTACGATAAAGAGGTTGTCGATGAGATTTTTCAAGTGAAAAATGAAGATGCCTATAGGGTAGCGCGAGCCCTTGCCAAAACAGAAGGATTACTCGTCGGGATTTCCTCCGGGGCAGCAGTTTACACAGCTACACAAATCGCCAAGCGTCCAGAGAATAAAGACAAGACGATCGTGGTGATTTTACCGGATACCGGGGAACGTTACTTAACAACTTCTTTGTTTGATTTGTAA
- a CDS encoding LysR family transcriptional regulator — MTLQQLRYAIEIANSGSMNEAAKKLFVSQPSLSNAIKELESELGITIFERTNRGISISVEGMEFLGYARQIIEQTELMENRYTGKKRSPIYFSISTQHYAFVVDAFVNLMKQNDVTEYNFSLRETQTYEIIEDVRTLRSDLGILYINESNYKHMNKLFSDGNLKFTPLFNTDPHLYVRSGHPLANKEIITQDDILPFPYITFEQGENNSLHFSEEMLSFSQMEKNIKVNDRATLTNLLTGTDCYTVGTGILASDLNGDGLKTIPFESNEVFTVGWIAHKDRRPSVMASKYIEILNDLVSGSYFDLNHFLL; from the coding sequence GTGACGTTGCAGCAGCTCCGCTACGCTATCGAAATTGCAAATAGTGGCTCCATGAATGAGGCGGCAAAAAAGCTCTTTGTCTCTCAACCGAGCCTGTCCAATGCCATTAAAGAGTTAGAAAGTGAACTGGGGATTACGATTTTTGAACGGACCAACCGTGGAATCAGTATTTCCGTAGAGGGAATGGAATTTCTTGGATATGCCCGCCAAATCATTGAACAGACTGAGCTTATGGAGAATCGTTATACTGGAAAAAAGCGCAGTCCGATCTATTTTTCTATCTCCACTCAGCATTATGCCTTTGTAGTTGACGCCTTTGTTAATCTCATGAAGCAAAATGATGTCACAGAATACAATTTCAGTTTGAGAGAGACGCAAACCTACGAGATTATCGAAGATGTGCGAACCTTGCGTAGTGATTTGGGGATTCTTTATATTAACGAGAGTAACTATAAGCATATGAACAAGCTGTTTAGTGATGGTAATCTGAAATTCACGCCACTCTTTAATACCGATCCACATCTTTATGTCAGGTCCGGACATCCGCTAGCCAACAAGGAAATCATTACTCAGGATGATATTTTGCCGTTCCCTTATATCACTTTTGAACAGGGTGAGAATAATTCACTGCATTTCTCGGAGGAAATGTTAAGCTTTTCGCAAATGGAGAAGAATATTAAGGTGAATGACCGAGCGACACTTACCAATTTATTAACGGGTACGGATTGCTATACGGTGGGGACAGGCATTCTAGCTTCTGATTTAAATGGAGATGGACTGAAGACGATTCCTTTTGAGAGTAATGAAGTATTCACAGTTGGTTGGATAGCCCATAAAGATCGAAGACCGAGTGTAATGGCATCAAAGTATATTGAGATTTTAAATGACTTGGTTTCAGGAAGTTATTTTGATCTTAATCATTTTTTACTATAG
- a CDS encoding phosphodiester glycosidase family protein has product MSTSSLPQRSTVRKKKPTKRRKKRSFFRTLSKVFLFCFILLIAGGGWFYFAPSAKNLRYSIADTLITTQHRYMAKYIIGEDGLKDRVTEYSSLFEEMGVEKDTHTITPEPEEVKEKPLVEIENVSGTGYSGYVMIVNDPTKVRLGIPNKVGSGEKVTSMVKRTGAIAGVNGGGFADPNWKGNGFKPIGIVISQGKLYYNGLGGKKSTQIVGLDKQGKMVAGNYSLDEINKMGVQEAVTFSPRLIVNGKGLIKNAAEGWGIAPRTAMGQRADGAIIFVVIDGRQPTYSIGANLYDVQQILLKHGAVIAANLDGGSSTVLVKDNEIMNKPSSQYGERYLPTAFLVFEHPEQVDMPNIWKGLDPSKIDAAKKRTH; this is encoded by the coding sequence GTGAGCACTTCATCATTACCTCAACGTTCTACAGTACGCAAAAAGAAACCAACTAAAAGACGTAAGAAACGGAGCTTTTTTCGAACACTATCAAAAGTGTTTCTATTTTGCTTCATTTTGTTGATTGCTGGTGGCGGTTGGTTCTACTTTGCACCTTCGGCTAAAAATCTGCGCTATTCAATCGCTGATACACTGATTACAACACAGCACCGCTACATGGCTAAATATATTATTGGCGAGGACGGATTGAAGGACAGAGTGACTGAATATAGCTCCCTATTTGAAGAGATGGGGGTCGAAAAGGATACACATACGATCACCCCTGAACCAGAAGAAGTGAAAGAGAAGCCGCTGGTCGAGATAGAGAATGTCTCAGGTACCGGATATTCCGGATATGTCATGATCGTTAATGATCCTACTAAAGTTCGTCTAGGAATTCCAAATAAGGTAGGGTCAGGTGAGAAAGTAACTAGTATGGTGAAGCGTACAGGTGCTATCGCCGGAGTGAATGGTGGTGGGTTCGCCGACCCCAACTGGAAAGGTAACGGGTTTAAACCCATTGGTATTGTAATCTCTCAAGGTAAGTTATATTACAACGGTCTGGGCGGCAAGAAATCCACACAGATCGTAGGTCTTGATAAACAAGGGAAAATGGTTGCTGGAAATTATTCTTTAGATGAGATTAATAAAATGGGCGTTCAAGAGGCTGTTACTTTTAGCCCTCGTCTAATCGTCAATGGAAAAGGATTGATTAAGAACGCGGCTGAAGGTTGGGGAATTGCTCCAAGAACAGCGATGGGTCAGCGTGCTGACGGGGCGATTATTTTTGTTGTGATCGATGGAAGACAACCAACTTATAGTATTGGAGCAAATCTTTATGATGTGCAACAAATCCTTCTCAAGCACGGAGCGGTAATTGCCGCTAATCTGGATGGAGGTTCTTCTACGGTACTTGTAAAAGACAATGAGATTATGAACAAGCCATCCTCTCAATATGGTGAACGATACTTGCCTACAGCTTTTCTTGTGTTTGAGCATCCTGAGCAGGTTGATATGCCGAATATTTGGAAAGGGCTTGATCCTTCTAAAATTGATGCTGCTAAGAAGCGTACACACTAA
- a CDS encoding TPM domain-containing protein, whose protein sequence is MNYRTFKKMLLTTLATLMLSVLLLPALTSAKTAVPKHTGSFYVNDFANVIDEKAENYMVNYGIRLHQDTGAQVVVVTVDSTNGVSMEEYATSLFNSWGVGSADKNNGLLLLLSIKDDDYWAVQGKGIENTLPNSKIKDILSQYLEPDFAAKTYSNGARKTYGAFIQAMGGTWVENVGTKNYVSDNAGVLKKVTKDYLNESSNRYKTTTGSGIYLVTVKNAGDKTLQDYTYMKFASVGAGPKDVMLVLDIGGDNYHVLQGKDIDKVLTNDAISNILDTVLEPQFVKKDYGTGATATSNALYSFLLARADQSVGATGASGGTTATNSSSTTTSAKETSLSVGKGLLIYLLIIGPLLLFGYGLSRRNKYIEMYGLPINPYSPRNIRRYGNWYGQADYGYGRRWHRRYNHHHHNRHHHHRNTPSNNSQSSFWGNSGGGGSTRGGGAGRYSSSNENRGGGGSSSGGGAGRHSSSSSSSSSSSSYSNNDRGSSGGGSSSGGGSSGGGGSASSGGGAGRNR, encoded by the coding sequence ATGAACTACAGAACTTTTAAAAAAATGCTACTCACCACACTTGCTACTTTAATGTTAAGTGTACTGCTGCTTCCGGCTTTGACTTCAGCTAAAACGGCCGTGCCTAAGCATACCGGGTCATTTTATGTGAATGATTTTGCAAATGTGATCGACGAGAAAGCTGAGAATTACATGGTGAACTATGGGATTCGATTACATCAGGATACGGGAGCTCAAGTCGTGGTCGTGACAGTCGATTCTACCAATGGGGTTTCAATGGAAGAGTATGCAACTTCGCTATTCAATAGCTGGGGCGTTGGTTCCGCGGACAAGAATAATGGGCTTCTATTGCTGCTTTCTATAAAAGATGATGACTACTGGGCGGTACAAGGTAAGGGTATTGAGAACACATTGCCTAACAGTAAGATTAAAGATATTCTATCTCAATATCTTGAGCCAGATTTTGCAGCTAAAACATATAGTAATGGCGCTCGCAAGACGTATGGTGCTTTTATCCAAGCAATGGGTGGAACATGGGTGGAAAATGTCGGTACCAAAAACTATGTATCCGACAATGCCGGTGTACTCAAAAAAGTGACTAAGGATTATTTAAACGAATCTAGTAACAGATATAAAACTACAACTGGCAGTGGAATTTACCTGGTTACTGTTAAGAATGCAGGAGATAAAACGCTTCAGGATTATACCTACATGAAGTTTGCCTCCGTTGGTGCTGGCCCTAAGGATGTTATGCTCGTGCTAGACATTGGTGGAGACAACTATCATGTTCTGCAAGGGAAGGACATCGACAAAGTTCTAACGAATGATGCGATCAGTAATATTTTGGATACCGTTCTTGAACCTCAATTTGTGAAAAAAGATTACGGAACGGGAGCTACGGCAACTTCCAATGCGTTGTACAGCTTCTTGTTGGCTAGAGCGGATCAATCCGTTGGAGCTACGGGAGCTAGTGGAGGCACTACAGCCACCAATTCTTCCTCAACAACCACTTCAGCAAAGGAGACTAGTCTTAGTGTAGGCAAAGGTCTTCTAATTTACTTATTGATAATTGGTCCGCTCTTACTGTTCGGATATGGTCTTTCACGACGCAATAAATATATTGAAATGTACGGTTTGCCAATTAATCCATATAGCCCAAGAAATATTCGTCGTTATGGGAATTGGTACGGTCAAGCGGATTACGGTTATGGTAGACGTTGGCACAGACGTTATAATCACCACCATCATAATCGCCACCATCATCATAGAAACACACCATCAAATAACTCACAGTCAAGCTTTTGGGGAAACAGTGGTGGAGGCGGATCTACTAGAGGTGGAGGTGCAGGACGTTACTCCTCAAGCAACGAGAACCGTGGTGGTGGAGGTTCCAGTAGTGGTGGAGGAGCAGGAAGACATTCTTCAAGTTCTTCCAGCAGTAGTTCTAGCAGCAGTTACTCTAACAATGATAGAGGTTCTTCCGGTGGAGGTAGTTCTTCCGGCGGCGGTTCATCTGGTGGTGGAGGTAGCGCTAGTAGTGGTGGAGGAGCAGGAAGAAACAGATAG
- a CDS encoding 5-methyltetrahydropteroyltriglutamate--homocysteine S-methyltransferase produces the protein MIKPVIGTQRNAPPFRYDIVGSFLRTDEIKAARLQYDNGEITGSQLYEIENIEIAKLLEHEKEVGLLAVTDGEFRRSWWHLDFFVGIKGTEKINLNQGRSEGAQRAESFRIVDRIAFEDHPMIKQFIDLKQMAGDRFPKMTIPSPALFHFVQDFHGNEVYPDQETLFQDIIAVYQAAIQAFYDAGCRYLQLDDTTWGTLSSGRHRAHLRSRGIDPDQLAKDYVRLINESIARRPQDMTIALHVCRGNFRSTWFAAGGYEPVAEELFSNTKVDAFFLEYDNERAGDFEPLRFIKDQFVVLGLVTTKHGGLESKEQLKARIEEAAQYVDIEKLCLSTQCGFASTEEGNILTEEEQWDKIRLVIETAREIWI, from the coding sequence ATGATTAAACCCGTAATTGGCACCCAGAGAAATGCTCCACCCTTTCGCTACGATATCGTTGGCAGCTTCTTACGAACGGATGAGATTAAAGCAGCCCGCCTCCAATATGACAATGGTGAAATCACGGGTAGTCAGCTTTATGAAATAGAGAATATTGAAATTGCCAAGCTTTTGGAACATGAAAAAGAAGTAGGTTTATTGGCGGTCACAGATGGCGAATTCCGCCGTTCCTGGTGGCATCTTGATTTCTTTGTAGGGATTAAAGGAACAGAGAAAATCAACTTAAATCAAGGAAGATCGGAAGGGGCTCAGCGTGCGGAATCTTTTCGAATCGTAGACCGAATTGCCTTTGAAGATCATCCGATGATCAAGCAATTTATCGATCTGAAGCAAATGGCTGGTGACCGATTTCCGAAAATGACGATTCCTTCGCCTGCTTTATTTCACTTTGTGCAGGATTTTCACGGGAATGAAGTATACCCGGATCAGGAAACGTTATTCCAAGATATTATTGCTGTATACCAAGCAGCAATTCAAGCGTTCTACGACGCAGGCTGCCGATACCTTCAGTTAGATGATACGACTTGGGGAACCCTAAGTAGCGGTAGACACCGGGCTCATTTGCGAAGCAGAGGTATAGATCCAGATCAGTTGGCTAAGGACTACGTTAGGCTGATTAATGAGAGTATTGCCAGACGCCCGCAGGACATGACGATTGCACTACACGTATGCCGAGGCAATTTTCGTTCTACATGGTTTGCGGCGGGTGGTTATGAGCCTGTGGCCGAAGAGCTTTTTTCGAATACTAAAGTGGATGCCTTCTTCTTGGAGTATGATAATGAGCGGGCGGGCGATTTTGAGCCCTTACGATTTATTAAAGATCAATTTGTAGTATTGGGACTAGTGACTACGAAACATGGTGGTCTTGAGAGCAAAGAACAACTTAAAGCGCGTATTGAAGAAGCGGCACAATACGTAGATATTGAGAAGCTTTGCTTAAGCACTCAATGTGGGTTTGCTTCCACCGAGGAAGGGAATATCCTAACGGAGGAAGAGCAGTGGGATAAAATACGGCTCGTAATTGAAACAGCTCGAGAGATTTGGATATAG
- a CDS encoding GNAT family N-acetyltransferase: protein MSQHRNSILDGTTIKLVPMEESHVEGLTRVLRNPDIWEYTWRKITSDEQIQELITTAFVNQKNGSQIPFTIIEKATGQIIGTTRIMHPDLVHRNAEIGCTWISPDFWRTSVNTEGKSLLLHYCFEELKLIRVEFTVVASNQRSQKAVERIGAVKEGVLRQHRIRSDGSIHDNVIFSILDNEWPAVKENLHYLLNVKYA, encoded by the coding sequence ATGAGCCAACATCGTAATTCAATCTTGGATGGCACTACAATCAAGCTGGTTCCAATGGAAGAAAGCCATGTAGAAGGGCTAACTAGAGTGTTAAGAAATCCAGACATCTGGGAATATACTTGGCGAAAAATAACGTCGGACGAGCAGATACAGGAATTAATCACAACAGCGTTTGTGAATCAAAAAAACGGGTCGCAGATCCCCTTTACGATTATTGAAAAAGCTACTGGACAAATCATCGGAACCACTCGAATTATGCATCCGGATTTGGTTCATCGCAATGCTGAAATCGGTTGTACGTGGATCTCACCTGATTTTTGGAGAACTAGTGTGAACACTGAGGGCAAGTCATTATTGCTTCATTATTGCTTTGAAGAGCTAAAGTTGATTCGTGTAGAATTTACAGTGGTAGCGAGTAATCAGAGATCACAAAAAGCAGTAGAGCGAATAGGGGCAGTTAAAGAAGGGGTTCTGCGCCAACATAGAATCAGATCCGACGGTTCGATTCATGATAATGTCATCTTTAGTATTTTGGATAACGAATGGCCAGCGGTAAAAGAGAATCTGCACTATTTGTTAAATGTGAAGTACGCATAA